A genomic segment from Flavobacterium litorale encodes:
- the rfbA gene encoding glucose-1-phosphate thymidylyltransferase RfbA, which yields MKGIILAGGSGTRLHPLTLAVSKQLMPIYDKPMIYYPLSTLMWAGIKEILIISTPHDLPLFRHLLGDGSTLGCRFEYAVQEEPNGLAEAFIIGKEFVGNDKVALILGDNIFYGTGLADLLQSNNNPDGGIIYAYHVHDPERYGVVDFDANGNVLSIEEKPEKPKSNFAVPGIYFYDNNVLDIAANIQPSHRGELEITDVNKEYLKQGNLKVSILDRGTAWLDTGTFNSLMQASQFVQVIEERQGLKIGAIEEAAYRMGYITKDELAALAQPLLKSGYGTHLMSLIA from the coding sequence ATGAAAGGAATAATACTAGCAGGAGGTTCGGGTACAAGGCTGCACCCCCTTACGCTTGCCGTAAGTAAGCAACTTATGCCCATTTACGATAAGCCCATGATTTACTATCCGTTATCTACCCTAATGTGGGCAGGTATTAAGGAAATATTAATTATATCCACCCCGCACGATTTACCACTGTTTCGTCACCTACTAGGCGACGGTAGCACATTAGGCTGCCGTTTTGAGTATGCCGTACAAGAAGAACCCAACGGTTTGGCTGAAGCCTTTATTATAGGTAAAGAATTTGTAGGTAACGATAAGGTAGCCCTAATACTAGGCGATAATATTTTTTACGGTACAGGGCTTGCCGATTTATTACAATCCAACAACAACCCAGATGGCGGTATTATATATGCCTACCACGTACACGACCCAGAGCGTTACGGCGTAGTAGATTTTGATGCCAACGGAAATGTATTATCTATAGAAGAAAAGCCCGAAAAACCAAAATCGAACTTTGCCGTACCAGGTATATATTTTTACGATAACAATGTGCTGGATATAGCAGCTAACATACAACCCAGCCACAGAGGCGAACTCGAAATTACCGATGTGAATAAAGAATACCTAAAACAAGGCAACCTAAAAGTAAGCATACTCGATAGAGGTACAGCTTGGCTCGATACAGGTACATTTAACTCACTAATGCAAGCCAGCCAGTTTGTACAAGTAATAGAAGAACGCCAAGGACTAAAAATAGGCGCTATAGAAGAAGCAGCCTACAGAATGGGATATATAACTAAAGACGAACTTGCAGCGTTAGCACAACCGCTTTTAAAAAGTGGTTATGGTACGCATTTAATGAGCTTAATAGCATAA
- a CDS encoding glycosyltransferase family 2 protein, with translation MKLSIVIPAYNEEESITETIDGIEKAFAKVNIEHEIFVVNDSSKDGTLQVLEQLALKYPSLKYETNEGPNGFGYAVRYGLERFSGDCVAVMMADLSDSPYDLIRYYTTMLEGNYDCVFGSRFIKGGKVIDYPFIKKIINRVANFIIKITMGIRYNDTTNAFKLYKREVIEGVKPILAPHFNLTIELPLKAIIRGYTYTVVPNSWTNRKYGVSKLKIKEMGSRYFFILVYCFVEKFFSRGDFKRK, from the coding sequence ATGAAGCTTAGCATTGTAATACCTGCCTATAACGAAGAAGAATCTATAACAGAAACTATTGATGGTATAGAAAAGGCCTTTGCTAAGGTAAATATTGAGCACGAAATATTTGTAGTAAACGATAGCTCTAAAGACGGAACATTGCAAGTGCTAGAACAGTTAGCACTAAAATACCCATCGTTAAAATACGAAACAAATGAAGGACCCAACGGTTTTGGCTATGCGGTACGCTATGGTTTGGAACGTTTTTCGGGCGATTGTGTAGCAGTAATGATGGCAGACCTTTCTGACTCTCCTTACGACCTAATACGGTACTACACCACAATGCTAGAGGGTAATTACGATTGTGTATTTGGTAGCCGTTTTATTAAAGGAGGTAAAGTGATAGACTACCCTTTTATAAAAAAGATAATTAACAGAGTTGCTAACTTTATTATAAAAATTACTATGGGCATACGGTACAATGATACTACCAATGCCTTTAAACTTTACAAACGAGAAGTAATAGAAGGTGTTAAACCAATACTAGCCCCACATTTTAACCTCACTATAGAGCTTCCGCTAAAAGCCATAATAAGAGGATATACATATACTGTAGTGCCTAATTCGTGGACGAACCGTAAATATGGTGTTTCTAAACTCAAAATTAAAGAAATGGGAAGCCGTTACTTTTTTATATTGGTATATTGCTTTGTAGAAAAATTTTTTTCTAGAGGTGACTTTAAACGAAAATAA
- a CDS encoding NAD-dependent epimerase/dehydratase family protein, whose product MKICLITGSSGLIGSESVAFFADKFDKIIGIDNNMREVFFGANASTEWNTQRLIDTIPNFEHHAIDIRNVEELDKLFSRYTTDIDLIVHTAAQPSHDWAAQDPFMDFTVNANGTLNLLEMTRKHCTGATFIFTSTNKVYGDTPNYLPLVELEKRWEIDESHPYYEEGIDELMSIDQTKHSLFGASKVAADVLVQEYGKYFGMKTGVFRGGCLTGPNHSGTQLHGFLSYLMKCAITGDKYTVFGYQGKQVRDNIHSWDLVNMFWHYYQNPKEGEVYNAGGGRFSNCSMAEAIAMCSEITGKPMNYEYSETNRIGDHIWWISDVRKFKTHYPEWSWKYNINDILSQIYENMSKR is encoded by the coding sequence ATGAAAATATGTTTAATTACAGGTTCGTCGGGACTTATTGGAAGTGAATCGGTAGCTTTTTTTGCTGATAAATTCGATAAAATTATTGGTATTGATAACAATATGCGCGAAGTGTTTTTTGGTGCTAATGCCTCTACAGAATGGAACACGCAACGCCTGATAGATACCATTCCTAACTTTGAACACCATGCAATTGATATACGTAACGTTGAGGAATTAGATAAGCTCTTTTCACGATACACTACTGATATTGACCTTATAGTGCATACCGCTGCACAACCTAGCCATGACTGGGCAGCACAAGACCCATTTATGGATTTTACCGTTAACGCAAACGGCACGCTAAACTTGTTAGAGATGACAAGAAAGCACTGTACAGGAGCTACATTTATATTTACCTCTACCAACAAAGTATATGGTGATACACCAAATTATTTGCCCCTCGTAGAATTAGAAAAACGTTGGGAGATAGATGAAAGCCATCCGTATTATGAAGAGGGTATTGATGAGCTGATGAGTATTGACCAGACAAAACATTCGTTGTTTGGAGCCTCTAAAGTAGCAGCAGACGTTTTGGTGCAGGAATATGGCAAGTACTTCGGTATGAAAACAGGTGTTTTTAGAGGAGGTTGCCTCACAGGACCCAACCATTCGGGTACACAACTACACGGTTTTCTTTCCTATTTAATGAAGTGTGCCATAACAGGCGATAAATATACTGTATTTGGTTACCAAGGAAAACAAGTACGCGATAACATACACAGTTGGGATTTAGTAAATATGTTTTGGCATTATTACCAAAACCCGAAAGAAGGCGAAGTATACAATGCAGGCGGAGGCCGTTTCTCTAACTGCTCTATGGCTGAGGCCATAGCAATGTGTAGCGAAATTACAGGCAAACCCATGAACTACGAATATTCTGAAACCAATAGAATAGGCGACCACATTTGGTGGATTAGCGACGTACGCAAATTTAAAACACACTATCCTGAGTGGAGCTGGAAGTATAATATTAACGATATACTCTCTCAGATTTACGAAAATATGAGTAAAAGATAA
- a CDS encoding FkbM family methyltransferase, with protein sequence MNIRRKFIQFVIGVNENIFFYPKLKKFYSLHFKNKPITLIDVGVNRGQSIDFFSKIGSSITVFGFEPNKNLYKKLLRKYASKPNIQLINKGISAQKGMLTFHENVMDETSTFEQLNYSSDYLQKKAKVLGVKPEDIIVGSYDVAVETLYNFLQEQNTFFDVLKIDIEGHELSALQGLFNKSDAKIQYPIKFIQLESHNDTMYLNTQDNKTTIDNLLTKNGFKLVKEIKHGFGDFSEIIYKNTRL encoded by the coding sequence ATGAACATAAGGCGAAAATTCATACAATTTGTAATTGGAGTAAACGAAAATATTTTCTTTTACCCTAAGTTAAAGAAATTCTATAGTCTGCATTTCAAAAACAAACCAATAACACTAATTGATGTAGGGGTTAATAGGGGGCAGAGTATTGATTTCTTTTCAAAAATTGGCAGTAGCATAACTGTTTTCGGGTTTGAGCCAAATAAAAACCTGTATAAAAAATTATTGCGCAAATACGCCTCAAAACCCAACATACAACTTATTAATAAAGGAATAAGCGCACAAAAGGGAATGCTTACCTTTCATGAAAATGTAATGGACGAAACCTCTACGTTTGAGCAATTAAATTATAGTTCAGACTATTTGCAAAAAAAAGCTAAGGTTTTGGGTGTTAAGCCAGAAGATATAATTGTTGGCAGTTATGATGTTGCCGTTGAAACGCTTTACAACTTCTTGCAAGAGCAAAATACGTTTTTTGATGTACTTAAAATAGATATTGAAGGGCACGAGTTAAGTGCTTTACAGGGATTGTTTAACAAAAGTGATGCTAAAATCCAGTATCCTATAAAGTTTATACAATTAGAAAGCCATAACGATACCATGTACCTAAACACGCAGGATAACAAAACAACAATAGATAATTTACTAACCAAAAATGGTTTTAAACTTGTAAAAGAGATTAAGCATGGCTTTGGCGATTTTAGCGAAATTATTTATAAAAACACCCGTTTGTAA
- the rfbD gene encoding dTDP-4-dehydrorhamnose reductase, with protein sequence MVVLVTGASGQLGQAIQAIAPKYKQVQFHFTTSAEADITNTSSLKTTFNRVKPDFCINAAAYTAVDKAESEPEKAHLINVTGAKNLAEICKEYGTTLVHISTDFVFDGNKNTPYDEEDATHPQGVYGATKRAGEEAIEAILEAHYIVRTSWLYSEYGNNFMKTMIRLGNERDVLSVVNDQTGTPTNANDLADAILQIITSDKKAYGIYHYSNEGVATWYDFAKKIFEVNNITINLQPISTAQYPTPAKRPVYSVMDKSKIKQVVGVDIPQWEASLTNLTKNS encoded by the coding sequence ATGGTAGTATTAGTAACAGGAGCATCGGGGCAGTTAGGGCAGGCAATACAGGCAATTGCACCCAAATACAAACAAGTACAGTTTCATTTTACCACTTCGGCAGAAGCCGATATTACAAATACATCAAGTTTGAAAACTACATTCAATCGGGTTAAACCCGATTTTTGTATTAACGCAGCCGCCTATACCGCTGTAGATAAAGCCGAAAGCGAACCCGAAAAAGCACATTTAATCAATGTAACGGGCGCTAAAAACCTAGCAGAAATCTGTAAAGAATATGGTACAACACTAGTCCATATTTCTACCGATTTTGTTTTTGATGGTAACAAAAATACGCCGTACGATGAAGAAGATGCAACCCATCCGCAAGGGGTATACGGTGCTACTAAAAGAGCAGGAGAGGAGGCAATAGAAGCGATATTGGAAGCGCATTACATTGTCAGGACATCGTGGTTGTATTCCGAATACGGCAATAACTTTATGAAAACCATGATACGCCTTGGTAACGAGCGCGATGTACTAAGTGTAGTAAACGACCAAACAGGTACACCTACCAATGCTAACGACCTTGCCGATGCCATACTGCAGATTATAACAAGCGATAAAAAGGCTTACGGAATATACCATTACAGCAACGAGGGCGTTGCTACATGGTACGATTTTGCTAAGAAGATATTTGAAGTTAACAACATTACTATAAATTTGCAGCCTATTAGTACTGCACAGTATCCAACCCCTGCCAAACGACCTGTTTACAGTGTAATGGATAAAAGTAAAATAAAGCAGGTCGTTGGCGTTGATATTCCGCAATGGGAAGCAAGCCTTACCAATTTAACTAAAAATAGCTAA
- a CDS encoding DUF6909 family protein produces MRSTRNISRTRAQESSAAIERLYITMRHLFNRGFYKPMGVSGETLREALLELRPEIYGSIADEKAELNGLLYVIERLPIGIEECRFINLTSDEGYSKSHFQAIVPPKRRRNCYRIDEEQMNVDITRGRSDIYDILTHLTFIFIESHKIRNRVLIDESGEMTRDWQKLEQVILQNKKLNLEGRETAISHVSNILGRTFAEVTDIYDAFGNATTPDRFLHVVYWLGKLAIDEALGGPKRAITFSPILRERLGHHIHGEIWADNIKAVLKQNGLLQRPIHIISANMHSVMNSIYAPHVLKTKYKDKPDFFIYEELSKSGNKDRDKVEAFALKNGMIAMPDTSGTNIDVQIFDSAKIDFSKSAFPSANVGEDKPVIIVMDYAFGEQAYETIDELLKPYKENSTKTFLNVDSVSIMGKAGILEGNKGDIMIPSAHVNEGTGDNYPFNNELTAKMFEGEGIPVYTGSMVTVLGTSLQNKDLLKFFHKSTWGVIGLEMEGAYYQKAIQSASKIRKSINPDVKVRYAYYASDNPLETGSTLASGGLGTTGVKPTYLITIKILEQLFNCK; encoded by the coding sequence ATGCGAAGCACCAGAAATATATCGCGTACACGCGCACAAGAATCTTCGGCAGCCATAGAACGACTGTATATTACAATGCGTCATCTATTTAACCGAGGTTTTTACAAACCCATGGGTGTATCGGGCGAAACACTTAGGGAAGCACTTTTGGAGTTGCGCCCCGAAATATATGGCTCTATAGCCGACGAAAAAGCCGAGCTTAACGGACTATTGTATGTTATAGAGCGTTTGCCTATAGGTATAGAGGAATGCCGTTTTATAAACCTCACTTCGGACGAAGGCTACTCGAAATCGCATTTCCAAGCCATAGTACCACCCAAACGCCGCCGTAACTGCTACCGTATTGATGAGGAGCAGATGAATGTAGATATTACACGAGGCAGGTCGGACATTTACGATATTCTTACGCACCTTACCTTTATATTTATAGAGTCGCACAAAATACGAAACCGCGTATTGATAGATGAATCGGGCGAAATGACCCGCGACTGGCAAAAACTGGAGCAGGTAATTTTGCAAAACAAAAAATTAAACCTCGAAGGCCGCGAAACAGCCATTTCACATGTATCCAACATATTAGGGCGTACCTTTGCTGAGGTTACCGATATTTACGATGCGTTTGGTAACGCCACCACCCCCGACAGGTTTTTACACGTAGTGTATTGGCTGGGCAAATTGGCTATAGATGAGGCTTTGGGCGGACCAAAACGCGCCATAACGTTTAGCCCTATATTGCGTGAAAGGCTAGGGCACCACATACATGGCGAAATATGGGCCGATAATATTAAGGCAGTACTAAAGCAAAACGGATTACTGCAACGCCCCATACATATTATTAGTGCCAACATGCACAGTGTAATGAACTCCATATACGCACCGCACGTACTTAAAACCAAATATAAAGATAAACCCGACTTTTTTATTTACGAGGAGCTAAGCAAATCGGGTAATAAGGACAGGGACAAGGTAGAGGCATTTGCCCTTAAAAATGGCATGATTGCCATGCCCGATACCTCAGGGACTAATATTGACGTACAAATATTCGATTCCGCTAAAATCGATTTCTCAAAATCGGCATTTCCATCGGCAAACGTAGGGGAGGATAAACCCGTTATTATCGTAATGGATTATGCTTTTGGTGAGCAAGCCTATGAAACGATTGATGAGTTATTAAAACCGTATAAAGAAAACAGTACCAAAACCTTCCTTAATGTAGATTCTGTTTCCATAATGGGTAAAGCAGGAATCTTGGAAGGCAATAAGGGCGATATCATGATACCATCCGCACACGTTAACGAGGGTACAGGCGATAATTACCCGTTTAATAACGAGCTTACTGCCAAAATGTTTGAGGGCGAGGGGATACCCGTATATACAGGCTCTATGGTAACGGTATTGGGTACATCACTCCAAAATAAAGACCTACTCAAGTTTTTCCATAAATCAACATGGGGTGTTATAGGGCTGGAAATGGAAGGTGCCTATTACCAAAAAGCCATTCAATCGGCATCTAAAATCAGAAAAAGCATCAACCCCGATGTAAAAGTGCGCTATGCCTACTATGCATCGGATAATCCGTTAGAAACGGGTAGTACACTCGCATCGGGCGGATTGGGCACAACAGGTGTAAAACCAACATATTTAATTACGATAAAAATTTTAGAACAACTTTTTAACTGTAAATAA
- a CDS encoding NAD-dependent epimerase/dehydratase family protein — MKIVVTGGAGFVGSSLCLSLKQKYPNYTIVAFDNLKRRGSELNLTDFKEQGIIFIHGDIRNAEDIAALGSFDVLVEASAEPSVTAGLDSDPTYVINNNLYGSINCFNACVKHNAKLIFLSTSRVYPIDAIENATFKEEATRFSFSSEQEQQGISDKGISEYLSLSGSRSFYGTTKLSSELFIQEYAAFYGLKAAITRFGVIAGPRQMGKTDQGVVTLWMAKHYWKQSLQYIGYGGTGKQVRDILHIDDAVNLIAMQIHNIEKFEGHVFNAGGGVENSASLLEMTKICEEISNNTITIGSEPITRPADLRIYVTDNSYIENVTGWKPKKSVKTVFTDIYNWIKENENQLEGILK; from the coding sequence ATGAAAATAGTAGTAACAGGAGGTGCTGGCTTTGTAGGGTCGTCACTTTGTCTCAGTCTAAAACAAAAATATCCAAATTACACCATTGTTGCTTTTGATAATTTAAAAAGGCGCGGTTCTGAACTAAACTTGACAGATTTTAAAGAGCAGGGTATAATTTTTATTCATGGCGATATACGCAATGCGGAAGATATAGCAGCCTTAGGCAGCTTTGATGTATTGGTTGAAGCTTCGGCAGAACCATCGGTAACGGCAGGACTGGATTCTGATCCTACCTATGTTATTAACAACAACCTATATGGCTCTATCAATTGTTTTAACGCTTGTGTAAAACATAACGCCAAACTAATATTCCTTTCAACTAGTAGGGTATATCCTATCGATGCCATCGAAAATGCTACGTTTAAAGAAGAAGCAACGCGGTTTTCATTTTCTTCCGAACAGGAACAGCAAGGAATTTCAGACAAGGGAATTTCAGAATACCTCAGCCTTTCAGGCTCACGTTCCTTTTACGGTACAACAAAATTATCTTCAGAACTTTTTATTCAGGAATATGCAGCGTTTTATGGGCTTAAAGCTGCAATTACCCGTTTTGGTGTTATAGCAGGACCACGCCAAATGGGAAAAACCGACCAAGGAGTTGTAACCTTGTGGATGGCAAAACACTATTGGAAACAGTCGTTACAATACATTGGTTATGGCGGTACAGGAAAACAAGTACGCGATATTTTACATATTGATGATGCTGTAAACCTGATAGCTATGCAGATACACAATATTGAAAAATTTGAAGGACACGTATTTAATGCTGGGGGAGGGGTAGAAAACAGTGCCTCTTTATTGGAAATGACTAAAATTTGTGAGGAAATATCAAACAATACAATTACTATTGGTAGTGAGCCTATTACGAGACCTGCAGACTTGAGAATTTATGTAACGGATAATAGTTACATTGAAAATGTAACAGGCTGGAAACCTAAAAAATCGGTAAAAACTGTATTTACAGATATTTACAACTGGATTAAAGAAAATGAAAACCAACTAGAAGGAATTTTAAAGTAA
- the rfbC gene encoding dTDP-4-dehydrorhamnose 3,5-epimerase has protein sequence MAAIPTKLEGCFIIEPNVIPDERGYFMESYNEKRFEAETGTKVHFVQDNQSFSTKGVLRGLHYQTGEHAQAKLVRVLQGEVLDVAVDIRPDSPTFGEHVAVMLTAQNNKQLFVPRGFAHGFLVVSETATFFYKCDNFYNKESEGGIIYNDERIGIDWGMEASNLIISQKDTVLPNLQNSRPIW, from the coding sequence ATGGCAGCAATACCAACAAAACTGGAAGGATGCTTTATTATAGAACCCAACGTAATACCCGACGAAAGGGGCTACTTTATGGAAAGCTATAACGAAAAACGTTTTGAAGCCGAAACAGGAACAAAAGTGCATTTTGTGCAAGACAATCAGTCATTCTCTACCAAGGGTGTATTACGCGGATTGCACTACCAAACAGGCGAGCACGCACAAGCAAAATTGGTACGCGTATTACAAGGCGAAGTGCTGGATGTTGCGGTAGATATTAGACCAGATTCGCCTACATTTGGAGAGCACGTAGCCGTTATGCTAACTGCCCAAAATAACAAGCAACTATTTGTACCCCGTGGCTTTGCACATGGCTTTTTAGTAGTGAGCGAAACTGCAACCTTTTTTTACAAATGCGATAACTTTTATAATAAAGAATCCGAAGGTGGTATTATTTATAACGACGAGCGCATTGGTATAGATTGGGGTATGGAAGCATCCAATTTAATCATATCGCAAAAAGATACCGTATTACCAAACCTTCAAAATTCACGCCCCATATGGTAG
- the rfbB gene encoding dTDP-glucose 4,6-dehydratase → MNKALLITGGAGFIGANFVVHFLANNPDYFVVNLDLLTYAGTLDNLTEVEGNPNYKFVQGDICDKALVAKLFATHNFKGVIHFAAESHVDNSISGPEAFMQTNVMGTFTLLETARQHWMSAPNTYKTGYELCRFHHISTDEVYGTLGAEGLFTEETPYAPNSPYSASKAASDMVVRSYFHTYGMNVVTTNCSNNYGPKQHNEKLIPTIIRKAVAGENIPIYGDGQNVRDWLYVTDHCTGIELAYKNGKAGETYNIGGRNERNNLYIANTICELLDGMYPKKDGSYKDQITFVTDRPGHDLRYAIDANKIESELGWKADENFETGIVKTIQWYLHKLTK, encoded by the coding sequence ATGAATAAGGCATTATTAATTACAGGAGGTGCAGGTTTTATAGGCGCAAACTTTGTAGTACATTTTTTAGCAAACAACCCCGATTATTTTGTAGTAAACCTCGATTTGCTTACTTATGCTGGTACACTAGATAACCTGACTGAAGTAGAGGGCAACCCCAACTACAAATTTGTACAAGGCGATATTTGCGATAAAGCATTAGTAGCAAAATTATTTGCAACGCACAATTTTAAAGGCGTTATACACTTTGCTGCCGAGTCGCACGTAGATAATTCCATCTCAGGACCCGAAGCCTTTATGCAAACCAACGTAATGGGTACCTTTACCCTGCTGGAAACGGCAAGGCAACACTGGATGAGTGCACCCAATACCTACAAAACAGGGTACGAGCTGTGTCGTTTCCACCACATCTCTACCGATGAGGTATACGGTACGCTTGGCGCAGAAGGACTTTTTACTGAAGAAACACCCTATGCACCCAATAGCCCATACAGTGCCTCAAAAGCAGCGTCGGATATGGTAGTGCGTAGCTATTTCCATACCTATGGGATGAATGTAGTAACCACCAACTGCTCCAACAACTACGGACCAAAACAACATAATGAAAAACTCATACCTACCATTATACGCAAAGCCGTAGCGGGAGAGAATATTCCCATTTATGGCGATGGGCAAAATGTGCGCGATTGGCTGTACGTAACCGACCATTGTACAGGAATTGAATTAGCCTATAAAAACGGTAAGGCAGGCGAAACCTATAATATAGGCGGACGTAATGAGCGAAACAATTTATATATTGCCAACACAATATGCGAATTGCTAGACGGTATGTACCCTAAAAAAGATGGTAGCTACAAAGACCAAATTACTTTTGTGACTGACAGACCGGGGCACGATTTGCGTTACGCCATTGATGCCAACAAAATAGAAAGTGAATTGGGCTGGAAAGCCGATGAAAATTTTGAAACAGGAATTGTAAAAACCATACAATGGTATTTGCACAAACTAACCAAATAG
- a CDS encoding GH3 family domain-containing protein: MSLKSFAAKLFARNVYNTTQKWAQNPVATQQKVFKQLLKKAAHTAFGTDHNFSTIQNYTDFATHVPVRDYEALKPYVERVVAGEADVLWVGKPLYFAKTSGTTSGAKYIPLTKESMPYHIEAARNAILLYVHETGNADFVDGKMIFLQGSPVLEEKNGLKFGRLSGIVAHYVPSYLQRNRMPSWETNIIDDWETKVDAIVEETYPEDMRVISGIPSWVQMYFERLQKKGNKKVGDIFKNFSLFIYGGVNYEPYRAKFENLIGRKVDSIELFPASEGFFAYQDKQGEKGMLLLLNAGVFYEFIKSDEFFTDNPKRYTIGEVALGVNYVLIISTNAGLWAYNTGDTVAFTSLQPYRVIVTGRIKHFISAFGEHVIGKEVESALNEAMEGTQVRVNEFTVAPQINPVNGLPYHEWFIEFENEPDDMEAFAIAIDEAMRKQNTYYDDLIRGSILRTVVITKVGKNGFQEYMKSIGKLGGQNKLPRLSNDRKIADALS; encoded by the coding sequence ATGTCATTAAAATCGTTCGCTGCAAAGCTATTCGCTCGTAACGTATACAACACTACCCAAAAATGGGCACAAAACCCTGTAGCTACCCAGCAAAAGGTATTTAAGCAATTGCTAAAAAAAGCAGCGCATACGGCTTTTGGTACCGACCATAACTTTAGCACCATACAAAACTATACCGATTTTGCAACCCATGTACCCGTACGCGATTACGAGGCTTTAAAACCGTATGTAGAACGTGTTGTAGCAGGCGAAGCTGATGTATTATGGGTAGGCAAACCCCTTTATTTTGCAAAAACATCGGGTACAACATCGGGTGCGAAGTATATTCCGCTTACCAAAGAGTCCATGCCCTACCACATAGAAGCAGCCCGTAACGCCATATTGCTGTATGTGCATGAAACAGGTAATGCCGATTTTGTAGATGGCAAAATGATATTTTTACAGGGTAGCCCCGTGTTGGAGGAGAAAAACGGACTCAAATTTGGGCGGCTCAGCGGTATCGTGGCGCACTACGTACCCAGTTACCTACAACGCAACCGCATGCCCAGTTGGGAAACCAATATTATTGACGATTGGGAAACCAAAGTAGATGCCATTGTAGAAGAAACCTACCCCGAAGATATGCGGGTAATATCGGGCATACCCTCGTGGGTACAAATGTACTTTGAGCGTTTGCAGAAAAAAGGAAACAAAAAAGTAGGCGATATTTTTAAGAATTTCAGCCTGTTTATTTACGGTGGGGTTAATTACGAACCCTACCGTGCAAAATTCGAAAATTTAATAGGACGTAAAGTAGATAGTATTGAGTTATTCCCAGCTTCCGAAGGTTTTTTTGCCTACCAAGACAAACAGGGCGAAAAAGGGATGTTGTTGCTCTTAAATGCAGGTGTTTTTTACGAATTTATAAAATCGGATGAGTTTTTTACCGATAATCCAAAACGCTATACCATAGGCGAGGTAGCACTGGGTGTTAACTACGTACTCATAATTTCTACCAACGCAGGGCTATGGGCATACAATACAGGCGATACTGTTGCGTTTACATCATTGCAACCCTACAGGGTAATTGTAACAGGCAGGATAAAACATTTTATTTCGGCATTTGGCGAGCACGTTATAGGCAAAGAGGTGGAAAGTGCCCTTAACGAAGCTATGGAGGGAACACAAGTACGTGTAAACGAATTTACCGTTGCACCACAAATAAACCCTGTTAACGGTTTGCCGTACCACGAATGGTTTATTGAGTTTGAAAACGAACCTGATGATATGGAGGCTTTTGCCATAGCAATAGACGAAGCCATGCGCAAGCAGAACACCTATTACGACGATTTGATACGAGGGAGTATACTCCGTACCGTAGTAATAACCAAGGTAGGTAAAAACGGTTTTCAGGAGTACATGAAATCTATTGGTAAATTAGGAGGGCAAAACAAGCTACCCCGATTGAGTAACGATAGGAAAATAGCCGATGCATTAAGCTAA